The following proteins are co-located in the Flammeovirga kamogawensis genome:
- a CDS encoding Rpn family recombination-promoting nuclease/putative transposase: MQDKYINPFTDYGFKRLFGHEPNKNILIDFLNELLKEQEGEIKTLTYLKNEHLGSSDVDRKAIFDLYCENDKGEKFIVELQKTKQNFFKDRTLYYSTFPIVEQAKRSNWNYELKAVYTIGILDFVFDEDKENKEKYRYDVKLTDIDTNKVFYDKLTFIYLEMPKFNKDITELKNRYEKWLYVIRNLNKLDRIPVELQEKIFEQFFQTAEISKMTKQELLSYEDSLKYYRDLKNSLDTAKGEGIEIGIKIGREKGREIGKEEGIEIGEYNNAIKAAKKMLSDGLSIEIVSKYSGLTLEDVKKLQL; the protein is encoded by the coding sequence ATGCAAGACAAATATATTAACCCCTTTACAGATTACGGCTTCAAACGACTTTTTGGACATGAACCTAATAAAAATATACTTATCGATTTCTTAAATGAACTTCTAAAAGAACAAGAAGGAGAAATTAAAACACTCACCTACTTAAAAAATGAACATTTAGGATCTAGCGATGTAGATCGAAAAGCAATATTTGATCTTTATTGTGAAAATGATAAAGGAGAAAAGTTTATTGTTGAATTGCAAAAAACGAAACAAAATTTCTTTAAAGATAGAACACTCTATTATTCAACCTTCCCTATTGTAGAACAAGCTAAAAGATCTAACTGGAATTATGAATTAAAAGCTGTTTACACCATTGGCATATTAGATTTTGTATTTGATGAAGATAAAGAGAACAAAGAAAAATACAGATACGATGTAAAGCTCACAGATATAGATACAAATAAAGTATTCTATGATAAGCTCACATTTATATACTTAGAAATGCCTAAATTTAATAAAGACATTACTGAACTTAAAAACAGATATGAAAAATGGCTTTACGTTATTAGAAACCTTAATAAACTAGATCGAATCCCAGTAGAACTACAAGAAAAAATATTTGAACAATTCTTTCAAACGGCCGAAATTTCAAAAATGACAAAACAAGAGCTCCTCTCCTACGAAGACAGTTTAAAATATTACAGAGACCTAAAAAATTCTCTAGATACTGCAAAAGGTGAAGGAATTGAGATTGGTATTAAGATTGGAAGAGAAAAAGGTAGAGAGATTGGAAAAGAAGAAGGAATTGAAATAGGCGAGTACAACAATGCCATTAAAGCTGCAAAAAAAATGCTCTCTGATGGATTATCAATTGAGATAGTCTCTAAATATTCTGGGTTAACTCTTGAAGATGTGAAAAAGTTACAATTGTAA
- a CDS encoding ArsR family transcriptional regulator, which translates to MLDALITSKTRLKLLLKFFINPTNTSYLRGLATEFSESTNSVRVELNRLEKADMLMSFVEGNKKLFKANTKHPLYTDIQTIVLKYVGIDAIIEKVLNNLGEVQKVFLVGDLANGINNKTIELLIVGEVNEEYLQSTIHKVENTIKRSIRYTIESIPLFNEHSLPVPSLKIWEDTNAN; encoded by the coding sequence TTGCTAGACGCACTAATAACTTCAAAAACCCGCCTTAAATTACTCCTAAAGTTCTTTATCAATCCTACAAACACATCTTACCTTAGAGGGTTAGCCACTGAATTTTCAGAATCTACCAATTCTGTACGTGTGGAGCTGAACCGTTTGGAAAAAGCAGACATGCTGATGTCTTTTGTAGAAGGAAATAAAAAGCTTTTCAAGGCCAACACCAAGCACCCTTTATATACAGACATACAAACCATTGTATTAAAATATGTAGGTATTGATGCTATCATTGAAAAGGTATTAAACAACCTTGGTGAAGTACAAAAGGTATTTTTAGTAGGCGATCTAGCCAATGGCATCAATAACAAAACCATTGAGTTATTGATTGTAGGCGAAGTAAATGAAGAGTATCTGCAATCGACCATCCATAAAGTAGAGAATACAATCAAGCGTTCGATACGCTATACCATAGAAAGTATTCCTCTATTTAACGAACATTCTTTGCCTGTCCCCTCATTAAAAATTTGGGAAGATACAAATGCAAACTAA
- a CDS encoding type II toxin-antitoxin system HigB family toxin: MRIISEKKIKSFKHFDQNHIVFKGFIKDLRKVEPNNFGELKQVFSDVDNVGNSRYVFNVKSFRIIGIVRFNIQTVFIRFIGTHAEYDTIRNIKEL; this comes from the coding sequence ATGAGGATCATAAGTGAAAAAAAGATTAAAAGTTTTAAACATTTTGATCAAAATCATATTGTCTTTAAAGGATTTATAAAAGACCTCAGGAAGGTTGAACCCAATAATTTTGGAGAATTAAAGCAAGTTTTTAGCGATGTTGATAATGTAGGTAATAGTAGGTATGTATTTAATGTGAAATCATTTCGAATTATTGGTATTGTTCGTTTTAATATTCAAACTGTATTTATTCGATTTATTGGTACGCACGCAGAATATGATACAATAAGAAATATCAAAGAATTATGA
- a CDS encoding HepT-like ribonuclease domain-containing protein — protein MDNKTLKWLFDIKIAIEEIETYFSDIPKDFFVYRENIMLKRAIERDLEIIGEAMNRIIKSTPLIQDQITSAKSVIGLRNQVIHAYDNISDEMIWSVLIKHLPILKKEIEVLINDFNISKK, from the coding sequence ATGGATAACAAAACATTAAAATGGTTGTTTGATATAAAGATTGCAATAGAAGAAATTGAAACTTATTTTTCAGACATACCTAAAGATTTTTTTGTTTATCGTGAAAACATAATGTTAAAAAGAGCAATTGAACGAGATTTGGAAATTATTGGTGAAGCAATGAATCGGATTATAAAATCAACTCCTTTAATTCAAGATCAAATAACAAGTGCTAAATCAGTAATAGGCTTGAGAAATCAAGTTATTCATGCTTATGATAATATTTCAGATGAAATGATTTGGTCTGTTTTAATAAAGCATCTGCCTATTCTTAAGAAAGAAATCGAAGTTCTTATTAATGATTTTAATATTTCAAAGAAATAA
- a CDS encoding nucleotidyltransferase family protein: MNIINEIHSIRIQNLCEKYNVEKLFLFGSAVTGSLKKDSDIDFLVRFKRGELSSYFENYMALKENLKLLFNRRIDLVEEQSLRNPIFINSINKQKELIYG, translated from the coding sequence ATGAATATAATTAACGAAATTCATAGTATTCGAATACAAAACTTGTGTGAGAAATATAATGTTGAAAAATTATTTCTCTTTGGATCTGCAGTAACAGGTTCTCTAAAAAAGGATAGTGATATTGATTTTTTGGTGAGGTTTAAGAGGGGTGAGCTATCTAGTTATTTTGAAAATTATATGGCTTTAAAAGAAAATTTGAAATTACTTTTTAATAGACGAATTGATCTCGTTGAAGAGCAATCTCTTCGTAATCCAATTTTCATAAACTCTATTAATAAACAAAAAGAGCTTATTTATGGATAA
- the rfbG gene encoding CDP-glucose 4,6-dehydratase yields MGIIKGQVNPEFWKGKKVFLTGHTGFKGSWLSLWLQSMGAILKGYALEENTNPALFSVANVADNMQSEIGDIRNLSQLKQSMVSFNPDILIHMAAQPLVRLSYKDPVDTYSSNVMGTVNVLEAARYCLNLKAIVSVTTDKCYENKEWTWGYRENEPMGGHDPYSGSKGCAELVTSSFKRSFYNGEDTANLASARAGNVIGGGDWADDRLIPDILTAFENKKPVIVRNPLSTRPWQHVLEPLSGYLVLAEQLFVDTTLAEGWNFGPIDEDCKSVEWILNKMVNLWGDGALWELDKNSHPHEAGFLKLDCSKAKNSLKWEPKWRLENTLSLIINWQQAFRSNANMQDQCIQEIEKYQNSI; encoded by the coding sequence ATGGGTATAATCAAAGGACAAGTAAATCCTGAATTTTGGAAAGGAAAAAAAGTCTTTCTAACAGGTCATACAGGATTTAAAGGTAGTTGGTTGTCATTATGGTTACAATCTATGGGAGCTATTCTAAAAGGATATGCTCTTGAAGAGAATACAAACCCTGCACTTTTCTCTGTTGCAAACGTTGCTGATAATATGCAATCTGAAATTGGAGATATAAGAAATCTATCACAACTCAAACAGAGTATGGTAAGTTTCAATCCAGATATTTTGATTCATATGGCCGCTCAACCTTTAGTGAGATTATCTTATAAAGATCCTGTAGACACCTACTCTTCCAATGTGATGGGAACAGTAAATGTTTTAGAAGCTGCTAGATATTGTTTAAATCTTAAAGCAATAGTTTCTGTTACTACTGACAAATGCTATGAAAACAAAGAGTGGACTTGGGGTTATAGAGAAAATGAACCTATGGGTGGTCACGACCCTTACTCCGGTAGTAAAGGTTGTGCTGAATTAGTGACTTCTTCTTTTAAAAGATCCTTTTATAATGGAGAAGACACCGCTAATCTTGCTTCAGCAAGAGCAGGAAATGTAATTGGTGGTGGAGACTGGGCTGATGATCGATTAATACCAGACATTCTTACTGCTTTTGAAAACAAGAAACCCGTAATTGTAAGAAATCCTTTATCTACAAGGCCTTGGCAACATGTCTTAGAACCTCTTTCAGGTTATCTTGTACTTGCTGAACAACTTTTTGTGGATACTACTCTTGCAGAAGGATGGAACTTTGGACCTATAGATGAAGATTGTAAATCCGTAGAATGGATTCTCAACAAAATGGTCAACTTATGGGGAGATGGAGCTTTATGGGAATTAGACAAAAATAGTCATCCTCATGAAGCCGGTTTCTTAAAATTAGATTGTTCTAAAGCCAAGAATAGCTTAAAATGGGAACCTAAATGGAGGTTGGAAAATACATTATCATTGATCATCAATTGGCAACAGGCTTTTAGAAGTAATGCGAATATGCAAGATCAATGTATTCAAGAAATAGAAAAATATCAGAATTCAATATAA
- the wecC gene encoding UDP-N-acetyl-D-mannosamine dehydrogenase encodes MKVTVVGLGYIGLPTAALITQNKVAVHGVDINQKVVDTINAGKIHIVEPELDTAVANAVKEGYLKAGTTPIEGDVYLIVVPTPFKDKNEPDISFVEAATKAVLPLLKEGDLYIIESTSPVGTTEKMANLIYSERAELKDKLHIAYCPERVLPGNVMYELVHNDRVIGGIDQSSTQKAIDFYANFVKGQLHPTNARTAEMCKLVENSSRDVQIAFANELSLICDKADINVWELIELANKHPRVNILQPGCGVGGHCIAVDPYFIVADYPMESQIIGKAREINNYKAFWCAEKIKTAKLEFELKHGRKPSVALMGLAFKPNIDDLREAPAKYIAQKVLQDANQEVHYIVEPNVVEHPVYKLTDYKVAAEKADIIAYLVAHDEFKDLVVNTNATVLDFCGIKK; translated from the coding sequence ATGAAAGTAACAGTAGTCGGCCTAGGATATATCGGCCTCCCCACCGCAGCATTAATAACACAAAATAAAGTAGCTGTACATGGCGTAGACATCAATCAAAAGGTAGTAGACACCATTAACGCAGGAAAAATACATATTGTAGAACCAGAATTAGATACCGCTGTTGCCAATGCAGTAAAAGAAGGGTATTTAAAAGCAGGCACTACACCAATAGAAGGAGATGTTTACCTTATTGTAGTTCCTACTCCATTTAAAGATAAAAACGAGCCTGATATTTCATTTGTAGAGGCCGCAACGAAAGCAGTATTGCCTTTATTAAAAGAAGGTGATTTATATATTATTGAATCCACTTCTCCTGTAGGTACTACAGAAAAAATGGCCAATCTTATCTATTCTGAAAGGGCTGAACTAAAAGACAAATTACATATTGCGTATTGTCCTGAACGTGTATTACCAGGTAATGTAATGTATGAGTTAGTGCATAACGATAGAGTAATTGGTGGTATTGACCAAAGTTCTACTCAAAAAGCAATTGACTTTTATGCCAATTTTGTAAAAGGACAATTACACCCTACCAATGCACGTACAGCAGAAATGTGTAAATTGGTAGAAAACTCATCTAGAGATGTACAAATTGCTTTTGCTAACGAGTTATCTTTAATCTGTGATAAAGCAGATATCAATGTTTGGGAATTGATTGAATTGGCCAACAAACACCCTCGTGTAAATATTTTACAGCCAGGTTGTGGTGTGGGCGGACACTGTATTGCAGTAGACCCATACTTTATTGTAGCAGATTACCCTATGGAATCTCAGATAATTGGTAAAGCTCGTGAGATCAATAACTATAAAGCTTTCTGGTGTGCGGAGAAAATCAAAACAGCAAAACTAGAATTTGAATTAAAGCACGGTCGCAAACCATCTGTTGCTTTAATGGGCTTAGCGTTTAAACCAAATATTGATGATTTAAGAGAGGCTCCAGCTAAATACATTGCTCAGAAGGTGTTACAAGATGCTAACCAAGAGGTGCATTATATAGTAGAGCCTAACGTTGTGGAACATCCAGTTTATAAATTAACAGATTATAAAGTTGCTGCAGAAAAAGCGGATATTATTGCTTATTTAGTTGCTCATGATGAGTTTAAGGATTTAGTTGTGAATACGAATGCAACTGTTTTGGATTTCTGTGGGATTAAGAAGTAA
- a CDS encoding FAD-binding oxidoreductase, producing the protein MYIITLKNNKSFICDKNETIFDAAKKNNIYLEHSCLKARCSACKVKVLDGQTIQIEDDLILTDSERKEGYILSCNTKALSDISLDIEDLGDIELYESKVVPTKINKIEQLTKDVIKVILRLPPTANFQFNAGQYINLIKGTTKRSYSIAEILNDKSLVFYIKNYKGGEMSQYWFNEAKPNDLLRMEGPLGSFFYRPKEIIKELIFLGTGTGIAPINAILQYFDKNPELIQNKSVNVYFGARHEEDLFWSNSFNTIDITFTPVLSKPQGNWPGEKGYVQNSLLQDISNLKEAQVFACGSDQMIQDAKVLLLENGLEESNFYADAFICTN; encoded by the coding sequence ATGTATATTATTACATTAAAAAATAATAAATCTTTTATCTGTGATAAAAATGAAACCATTTTCGATGCAGCAAAAAAGAATAATATCTACCTTGAACACAGTTGCCTAAAAGCTCGATGTAGTGCTTGTAAAGTAAAAGTACTAGATGGTCAAACAATACAAATTGAAGATGATTTGATATTAACTGATTCAGAAAGAAAAGAAGGATATATTTTATCTTGTAATACAAAAGCATTATCTGATATCTCTTTAGATATAGAAGATTTAGGAGATATTGAACTTTATGAATCAAAAGTAGTTCCTACTAAAATAAACAAAATTGAACAGCTTACTAAGGATGTTATAAAAGTTATCCTCAGACTCCCCCCTACTGCCAATTTTCAATTTAATGCAGGACAATATATTAATTTGATAAAAGGGACTACAAAAAGAAGTTATTCTATTGCTGAAATTCTTAATGACAAATCTTTAGTTTTTTACATCAAGAACTATAAAGGTGGTGAAATGAGTCAGTATTGGTTTAATGAGGCGAAACCAAATGATTTATTAAGAATGGAAGGACCTTTAGGTTCATTTTTCTATCGACCAAAAGAAATTATTAAAGAACTAATCTTTTTAGGAACTGGAACTGGTATTGCTCCTATTAATGCTATTCTTCAATATTTTGATAAAAATCCCGAACTAATTCAAAATAAAAGTGTCAATGTGTACTTCGGTGCAAGACATGAAGAAGACCTCTTTTGGTCAAATAGCTTTAATACTATTGATATTACTTTTACACCTGTTTTATCTAAACCTCAAGGTAATTGGCCTGGAGAAAAAGGTTACGTACAAAATAGTTTACTACAAGATATATCCAATTTGAAAGAAGCTCAGGTATTTGCGTGTGGATCTGATCAGATGATTCAAGATGCCAAAGTACTTTTACTTGAAAATGGATTAGAAGAATCAAATTTCTATGCAGATGCCTTTATCTGTACTAACTAA
- a CDS encoding UpxY family transcription antiterminator — MAIYTKPRAEKKVAERLADRGYEVYCPTYTTLRQWSDRKKKVTLPAIPSYVFIRIQENLRWEALKDPAALNFVFWQGKPAVLRDEHIEAFQRFMGELSDTSTVNMADLTSGDRVLIKKGNFDGTEANVLKINKKDITLILPELGIKLVCQHEDIDTL, encoded by the coding sequence ATGGCGATCTACACGAAACCTCGTGCAGAAAAAAAAGTAGCAGAGCGCCTCGCAGATAGAGGTTATGAAGTCTACTGCCCTACTTACACCACTCTTCGCCAATGGAGCGACCGTAAAAAAAAGGTTACGCTCCCCGCAATTCCCTCTTATGTATTTATTAGAATTCAAGAAAATCTCCGTTGGGAGGCCTTGAAAGATCCTGCTGCCTTAAACTTTGTTTTCTGGCAAGGGAAACCGGCTGTTCTTAGAGATGAGCACATAGAAGCGTTTCAACGTTTTATGGGTGAGCTTTCTGATACAAGTACAGTAAATATGGCAGATCTCACTTCTGGCGATCGTGTACTCATTAAAAAAGGAAACTTTGATGGTACTGAAGCCAATGTTTTAAAGATAAATAAAAAAGATATCACACTTATATTACCTGAATTGGGAATTAAGTTGGTATGTCAACATGAAGATATAGATACGCTCTAA
- the rfbF gene encoding glucose-1-phosphate cytidylyltransferase, which translates to MKAVILAGGLGTRLSEETVTKPKPMVEIGGKPILWHIMKIYSHYGINDFIICCGYKGYVIKEYFANYFNHMSDITFNMIDNKIEIHEKRAEPWTITLVDTGDSSMTGGRLGRVGKYLKDEDTFCFTYGDGVGDINIKALIDFHQSHGKEATLTATFPPGRFGALDIQEGEVKQFQEKPRGDGALINGGFFVLSPNVLKRIEGDGTVWEQEPLKGLAADGQLMAFKHEGFWQPMDTLRDKMHLEELWETKKAPWKLWV; encoded by the coding sequence ATGAAAGCTGTTATTCTAGCAGGTGGTCTTGGTACTCGATTAAGTGAAGAGACTGTGACAAAGCCTAAACCTATGGTTGAAATAGGTGGAAAACCCATTCTATGGCATATTATGAAGATTTATTCGCATTATGGCATTAATGACTTTATAATCTGTTGTGGTTACAAAGGATATGTCATCAAAGAGTACTTTGCCAATTATTTCAATCACATGTCAGACATTACTTTCAATATGATTGATAATAAAATTGAAATACATGAGAAAAGAGCAGAACCTTGGACTATTACTTTAGTGGATACTGGTGATTCATCAATGACCGGAGGAAGATTAGGGCGTGTTGGGAAATACTTAAAAGATGAAGATACTTTCTGTTTTACATACGGTGATGGTGTAGGTGATATTAATATCAAAGCATTGATTGATTTTCATCAATCACATGGAAAAGAGGCGACACTTACCGCTACTTTTCCTCCTGGTCGTTTTGGAGCTTTAGATATACAAGAAGGAGAAGTAAAACAATTTCAAGAAAAACCTAGAGGAGATGGAGCTCTGATAAATGGTGGGTTCTTTGTCTTATCACCTAATGTCTTAAAACGCATTGAAGGAGATGGTACTGTATGGGAACAAGAACCCTTAAAAGGTTTGGCGGCTGACGGACAATTAATGGCCTTTAAACATGAAGGTTTTTGGCAACCTATGGATACTTTAAGAGATAAAATGCATTTGGAAGAATTGTGGGAAACTAAAAAAGCACCTTGGAAATTATGGGTATAA
- a CDS encoding nucleotide sugar dehydrogenase, translating to MEMNIKTKKLGIIGLGYVGLPLAVEFGKNGYEVVGFDINQPRIQELQKNIDTTLEVTTEEMKEAKGLSYSYNLDDIKDCDIYIVTVPTPIDQYKTPDLTPLKRASETVGKVISKGNIVIYESTVYPGCTEEECIPVVEKTSNLKFNTGFFAGYSPERINPGDHVHRVHNIMKVTSGSTPEIADVVDSLYASIVTVGTHKASCLKVAEAAKVIENSQRDLNIAFVNELSKIFDKVGIDTLEVLEAAGTKWNFLPFRPGLVGGHCIGVDPYYLTYKSEALGYHPEVILAGRRINDSMGPHVANQVIKLMLKEGHAIKNSKVLVLGITFKEDCPDIRNSRVIDVIREFQEFGVDLDVYDPYASKEEVKAEYGIDLIEIISSEYSAIVLTVSHAEFKNLDWDALKSSSTIIYDVKSVLPKELISDRL from the coding sequence ATGGAGATGAATATTAAGACTAAAAAATTAGGTATCATCGGTTTAGGTTATGTAGGCCTACCTCTAGCAGTAGAATTCGGTAAAAATGGTTATGAAGTTGTTGGCTTTGATATTAACCAACCAAGAATCCAAGAACTACAAAAAAATATTGATACAACATTAGAGGTTACCACTGAGGAGATGAAAGAAGCTAAAGGCTTATCTTATTCTTATAACCTAGATGACATAAAAGACTGTGATATATACATTGTTACTGTCCCTACACCAATAGACCAATACAAAACACCAGACCTTACGCCACTTAAAAGAGCAAGTGAGACGGTTGGGAAAGTAATTTCTAAAGGGAACATTGTTATTTACGAATCTACAGTATACCCTGGGTGTACGGAAGAAGAATGTATTCCAGTGGTAGAAAAGACATCAAATTTAAAGTTCAATACAGGTTTCTTTGCAGGTTATTCTCCAGAAAGAATTAACCCAGGTGACCATGTACATAGAGTACATAACATCATGAAAGTAACTTCTGGTTCTACTCCAGAAATTGCTGATGTAGTAGACAGTCTATACGCTTCTATTGTGACGGTAGGAACACACAAAGCCTCTTGCTTAAAAGTGGCAGAAGCAGCGAAAGTGATTGAAAACTCTCAACGTGATTTAAATATTGCTTTTGTAAACGAGTTATCAAAGATATTTGACAAGGTAGGTATTGATACTTTAGAGGTATTAGAAGCCGCAGGTACAAAGTGGAATTTCCTCCCTTTTCGTCCCGGTTTAGTTGGTGGACACTGTATCGGTGTTGATCCTTATTACCTTACGTATAAATCTGAAGCATTAGGATATCATCCGGAAGTAATCTTAGCAGGTAGACGTATTAATGACAGTATGGGACCTCATGTAGCAAATCAAGTAATTAAATTGATGCTTAAAGAGGGACATGCTATTAAGAATAGTAAAGTATTGGTATTAGGTATCACATTTAAAGAAGATTGTCCTGATATTAGAAATTCTAGAGTTATTGATGTTATCCGAGAATTTCAAGAATTTGGTGTTGATTTAGATGTTTATGATCCTTATGCTTCTAAAGAAGAGGTAAAAGCTGAATATGGTATTGATTTAATAGAGATAATCTCTTCTGAATATAGTGCTATAGTTTTAACCGTTTCACATGCCGAATTTAAAAATTTAGATTGGGATGCTCTTAAATCGTCATCTACAATTATTTATGATGTGAAAAGTGTATTACCAAAAGAACTTATTTCTGATAGATTATAA
- a CDS encoding helix-turn-helix domain-containing protein, whose product MIIETEKQYSVALEKMEELLLVTNDSMKSDHPDVLLLNMIADQIDLYEKENNHKVAEPSLIEYIEYKLAALNINRKEASNLLGVSASRFSDFMNGKKKLTITFAKSLHSKLGISYEIIMQ is encoded by the coding sequence ATGATTATAGAAACAGAAAAGCAGTATTCCGTAGCTTTAGAAAAGATGGAAGAATTATTATTAGTGACGAATGATTCAATGAAGAGTGATCATCCTGATGTATTGTTATTGAACATGATTGCGGATCAAATAGATTTGTATGAGAAAGAAAACAATCATAAGGTAGCAGAACCTTCTTTAATTGAATATATCGAATATAAATTAGCTGCATTAAATATTAATAGAAAAGAGGCTAGTAATTTATTGGGAGTTAGTGCTTCTAGGTTTAGTGATTTTATGAATGGTAAAAAGAAGTTAACGATTACTTTTGCTAAGTCATTACATAGTAAGTTAGGGATAAGTTATGAAATTATTATGCAGTAG
- the wecB gene encoding non-hydrolyzing UDP-N-acetylglucosamine 2-epimerase produces MQKILLVFGTRPEAIKMAPLVKEFQKDQGNFDTKVCVTAQHREMLDQVLEFYEITPDYDLDLMKPNQNLFTLTADIITGMKPILDEFQPDHVFVHGDTTTTMATSLAAFYGGAKVSHIEAGLRTYNKLSPFPEEINRQITGRIADYNFAPTKTSEENLLSEKTPAENILVTGNTVIDALYFSVEKVNQLENHPEIEKLKNLVDTSKDLVLVTGHRRENHGQGFLNICQALKNIAEQSDAQIIYPVHLNPNVQKPVYEILSDVDNVHLIDPLSYPSFVWLMDKAKLIVTDSGGVQEEAPSLGKPVLVMRDTTERPEAVDAGTVILVGTNTEKITSEGLDLLINEERYKQMSQLHNPYGDGKASQRVVNFMRELEVVPH; encoded by the coding sequence ATGCAAAAAATATTACTCGTTTTCGGAACCCGACCAGAAGCTATAAAAATGGCACCTCTAGTCAAAGAATTTCAAAAAGATCAAGGAAATTTTGATACAAAGGTTTGTGTAACCGCACAACACCGAGAAATGCTTGATCAAGTATTAGAATTCTACGAAATTACTCCAGATTACGATTTGGATTTAATGAAACCCAATCAGAATCTATTTACACTAACTGCCGACATTATTACGGGTATGAAACCCATCTTAGATGAATTTCAGCCTGATCATGTTTTTGTACATGGAGATACAACGACAACCATGGCGACAAGTTTAGCTGCTTTTTATGGTGGTGCAAAAGTAAGTCACATTGAAGCAGGGTTAAGAACGTACAATAAGCTTTCACCTTTCCCTGAAGAAATCAATAGACAAATTACTGGACGTATTGCTGATTATAATTTCGCCCCTACTAAAACATCAGAGGAGAATTTATTATCAGAAAAGACACCTGCAGAAAATATATTGGTAACTGGTAATACCGTAATTGATGCACTTTACTTTAGTGTAGAGAAAGTGAATCAATTAGAAAACCACCCTGAAATTGAAAAATTAAAAAACTTAGTAGATACTTCTAAAGATCTTGTGCTTGTTACAGGACACCGTAGAGAAAATCACGGACAAGGTTTCTTAAATATTTGCCAAGCATTAAAAAATATAGCAGAACAGTCGGATGCACAAATCATCTACCCTGTTCACTTAAATCCGAATGTACAAAAACCAGTCTACGAAATACTATCTGACGTAGACAATGTACATTTAATAGATCCACTATCGTACCCTTCATTTGTATGGTTAATGGACAAAGCAAAACTAATTGTAACCGATAGTGGTGGCGTTCAAGAAGAAGCTCCTTCTCTAGGTAAACCTGTATTAGTGATGCGAGACACTACAGAAAGACCTGAAGCAGTAGATGCAGGAACAGTAATTCTTGTAGGCACAAACACAGAAAAAATCACTTCAGAAGGACTGGACCTCCTAATAAATGAAGAACGCTACAAACAGATGAGCCAATTACACAATCCTTACGGAGATGGTAAAGCAAGTCAGAGAGTTGTAAACTTCATGAGAGAACTAGAGGTAGTCCCACATTAA